In Fluviicola taffensis DSM 16823, the following are encoded in one genomic region:
- a CDS encoding T9SS type A sorting domain-containing protein gives MKQILFFTILIFHSQFSIAQTPVLQEGTWQPNGGVNCMETDTNNNVVYIGGNFNYVGPDERNGALIGLNGIVDFSFANPNERVRTSISDENGGWYIGGDFTMVGDSIRNYLAHIDSTGHVTDKIGRNGPGSYVNSLLLHDSSLYVSGPFSKFGLSGGKYGAVLNSQNAYPDLTVLSPNTDVNSVLSDNNGGWYISGNFSQIGDSVRSGLAHITSSGLLSDWKPIINGTIETLKIKDSILYIGGNFSTINGITRNNVASFNLNNGFLTSWNPNVSGFVNTLCISDSVIYIGGDFYQIGGVNRDYIAAINITTGLVTSWNPILNGTINELAVSGDSLFFAGYFNIVNGQSKLGIAALNCASGDLSLWNYNYNAPIRCLYISDTILYIGSEYYFDHLTAVSLLNGEIITNLNITTDGLVNSIIKSGDTLFLGGDFSIVNGEPIKRIAGIRLSTGEMTEFQSYVDGSVKTMALYGEKMYVGGSFTEIGRKERERVVEINVNNGLATSWHPILTGSWKSIVARDSIAYVSGDFSSFNGQTRNGLASFNLYTKTLTNWSPNPSNTVSVLLISDSILYVGGRFTTIAGQTRNRAAAFKLSTGAITNWNPNLDNEVFALAATANSIIVGGAFNYVGAQIRSRIGAVNKTNGTVLSWNPNANDNIYSLATTNSSVYVGGLFTVLGGQKKNYLAEIDLITGAPTPWDVSTEGTVMTLTFSLGKLFVGGSYYSIGGQLRDGIASIDASSGVLTSWNPIISGGIINTMKYYHNKLYVGGTFTTINGQMRNGLMAFSSNGQLTSWNPAPSNPNVYSIEANNGSIYIAGPIYVLGGQNRQYLGAVDTLTGLATSWNPSANLLVHKLFSVDSIIYASGLFNSIGGQSRVGFASINRTTGLANAWNPIVSSPVFSLIKGNQGTLFLGGQFDSINGISRKYFGEVDLLNGLLTSLNLNFNYGGLSTIAKKGNMVFMGGGFTYINGQPRNGMASVNLNNGVLSNWTPNPVGGVKEIENVEQKLFVVGQFTGIANKPMRNFAIFNLCYETQSVQIVTACYSYTWLENGQTYYNTGNYNVVYTNAGGCDSIITLDLTILNSNGTETQTACDSFTWPINNQTYTASGQYTDTIPNAASCDSIITLDLTIIPSLPLTIENSFSMPSDANSCLGEAAIDLSGNPDFELDLDNGSQVITSGGYSLVTNLCPGTHDLHVTDNCGDTLSTTLVIPVDSNYVFNNPFIDSLAQDSLGVTLTNCDIYYAGIDTAYIDSIWATGNTVNVIWNIVDSNGSNFDTTTYVLNNGNGVYWLQLSVFCPFKSVGEYFTVTEAIYFNNGSVSTAGFPHIGKDLFAIYPNPTNDQVHISFSGSDAELIVYDVQGKVVLKDQIQNNGIVSLQNFERGVYLFDFKNSQGISVQRVVKQ, from the coding sequence ATGAAGCAAATACTATTTTTCACTATTCTGATTTTTCACAGTCAATTTTCTATTGCCCAAACTCCTGTGCTTCAAGAAGGTACATGGCAACCAAATGGAGGGGTTAATTGTATGGAAACTGACACGAATAATAACGTTGTATATATCGGAGGAAATTTTAATTATGTTGGACCAGATGAACGAAACGGTGCCCTAATAGGATTAAATGGAATTGTTGATTTTTCTTTTGCGAATCCAAATGAACGAGTTAGAACATCCATTTCAGATGAAAATGGCGGATGGTATATTGGTGGTGATTTTACGATGGTGGGCGATAGCATAAGGAATTATTTAGCACACATAGATTCAACTGGTCATGTTACAGATAAAATCGGGAGAAATGGGCCTGGAAGCTATGTTAATTCGCTCTTATTGCATGATTCAAGTTTATATGTATCGGGACCGTTTTCAAAATTTGGGTTATCGGGAGGAAAGTATGGAGCTGTTTTAAATAGCCAAAACGCTTATCCTGATTTAACTGTTCTTAGCCCCAACACAGATGTAAACAGTGTGTTATCCGATAATAATGGCGGCTGGTATATTAGTGGTAATTTTTCGCAGATTGGTGATAGTGTTAGATCCGGGCTAGCTCACATCACATCATCAGGCTTGTTAAGCGATTGGAAACCAATAATTAATGGAACAATTGAGACGTTAAAAATTAAGGACTCCATATTATATATTGGAGGTAATTTTAGCACAATTAATGGAATTACCCGAAATAATGTTGCTTCATTCAACTTGAATAATGGTTTTCTTACATCTTGGAATCCAAATGTAAGCGGTTTCGTAAATACATTATGTATTTCTGACTCTGTAATCTATATTGGAGGAGATTTTTATCAGATAGGGGGAGTAAATCGAGATTACATTGCAGCTATAAATATCACAACTGGCTTAGTTACTTCATGGAACCCAATTCTCAATGGAACAATCAATGAATTAGCCGTTTCGGGAGACTCACTTTTTTTTGCTGGTTATTTTAACATTGTGAACGGGCAATCTAAGCTAGGTATTGCTGCTTTGAATTGTGCGTCCGGAGATCTTTCACTTTGGAATTACAACTATAATGCTCCAATAAGATGTTTGTATATTTCAGACACAATTTTATATATTGGAAGTGAATATTATTTTGATCATTTAACTGCTGTTAGTTTATTGAATGGTGAGATTATTACCAATTTAAATATTACTACCGATGGTTTAGTAAATTCAATTATTAAATCTGGAGACACGCTTTTTTTAGGAGGAGACTTTTCTATTGTTAATGGAGAACCAATCAAACGAATAGCGGGAATTAGATTAAGTACTGGAGAAATGACAGAATTTCAATCTTATGTTGATGGCTCAGTTAAGACAATGGCTTTATATGGTGAAAAAATGTATGTAGGAGGATCATTTACTGAAATTGGAAGAAAAGAAAGAGAGCGTGTAGTTGAAATTAATGTGAATAATGGTCTGGCTACTTCCTGGCATCCTATTTTAACAGGTAGTTGGAAATCAATTGTTGCAAGAGACTCGATTGCATATGTTTCAGGTGATTTTTCTTCGTTTAATGGTCAAACGCGAAATGGGCTAGCGTCATTTAATTTATACACAAAAACTCTTACAAACTGGAGCCCAAATCCGAGTAACACAGTTAGTGTCTTACTAATATCCGATTCTATATTATATGTTGGTGGACGCTTTACCACAATAGCAGGACAAACTAGAAATCGTGCCGCAGCATTTAAATTATCTACTGGCGCGATAACAAACTGGAATCCTAATTTGGATAATGAAGTTTTTGCCTTAGCTGCAACGGCTAATTCAATTATTGTTGGAGGAGCGTTTAATTATGTTGGAGCTCAAATAAGAAGCCGTATTGGAGCGGTTAATAAAACGAATGGAACTGTGCTAAGTTGGAATCCAAATGCTAATGATAATATATATTCATTAGCCACAACAAATTCATCCGTTTATGTTGGGGGGTTATTCACAGTATTGGGTGGACAAAAAAAGAATTATCTAGCTGAAATAGATTTGATTACTGGTGCACCAACTCCATGGGATGTTTCAACTGAGGGAACAGTTATGACGTTGACATTCAGTCTTGGCAAGTTATTCGTTGGAGGATCATATTACTCTATTGGTGGACAATTAAGAGATGGCATCGCGTCAATTGATGCTTCATCTGGGGTGTTAACATCCTGGAATCCGATTATTTCAGGAGGAATAATAAATACAATGAAATACTACCATAATAAACTCTATGTAGGGGGAACCTTTACAACTATAAATGGGCAAATGAGAAATGGATTGATGGCATTTTCATCAAATGGACAACTTACTAGTTGGAACCCTGCTCCAAGTAATCCAAATGTTTACTCTATAGAAGCAAATAATGGATCTATATACATTGCAGGCCCTATTTATGTTCTTGGTGGTCAAAACCGACAATATTTGGGAGCTGTTGACACATTAACTGGTTTGGCAACAAGTTGGAACCCTTCTGCAAATTTATTAGTCCATAAACTGTTCTCAGTAGATTCAATAATTTATGCCTCAGGTCTTTTCAATTCAATTGGTGGACAAAGTAGAGTTGGATTTGCTTCTATAAATAGGACAACAGGTTTAGCAAATGCGTGGAATCCAATTGTTTCATCACCGGTTTTCTCATTAATCAAAGGTAATCAAGGCACTTTATTTTTAGGGGGTCAATTTGATTCTATAAATGGAATTAGCAGAAAATATTTTGGAGAAGTAGACCTCTTAAATGGATTATTAACGTCGTTGAATTTGAATTTCAATTATGGGGGACTTAGTACCATTGCTAAAAAGGGAAACATGGTTTTTATGGGTGGTGGATTTACATATATTAATGGACAACCAAGAAACGGAATGGCTTCTGTAAATTTGAATAATGGAGTATTATCCAATTGGACTCCAAATCCAGTTGGTGGAGTAAAAGAAATAGAAAACGTTGAGCAGAAATTATTTGTAGTCGGTCAATTTACGGGAATTGCAAATAAACCGATGCGTAATTTCGCAATTTTTAACCTCTGTTATGAAACACAATCGGTACAAATAGTGACAGCTTGTTATTCTTATACATGGCTGGAAAATGGACAAACGTACTACAATACTGGAAATTACAACGTCGTTTATACAAATGCAGGTGGTTGTGATTCAATTATTACATTGGATTTGACAATTTTAAATTCGAATGGTACAGAAACCCAAACAGCTTGCGATTCTTTCACTTGGCCAATCAACAATCAAACGTATACTGCTTCCGGTCAATATACCGATACCATTCCAAATGCTGCCAGCTGCGATTCAATCATTACTTTAGATCTGACTATCATCCCATCTCTTCCATTAACCATCGAAAACTCCTTCTCAATGCCTTCCGATGCCAACTCGTGTTTAGGTGAAGCGGCAATTGATCTTTCAGGGAATCCGGACTTCGAACTGGATTTAGACAATGGTTCACAAGTTATCACTTCTGGCGGATATAGTTTGGTGACAAATCTTTGTCCCGGAACTCACGATTTGCACGTAACCGACAACTGCGGAGATACACTCTCCACAACCCTCGTCATCCCAGTCGATTCGAATTACGTCTTCAACAACCCGTTCATCGACTCTTTGGCACAAGACTCTTTGGGAGTGACTTTGACGAACTGTGATATTTATTACGCAGGAATAGACACCGCTTACATCGATTCGATTTGGGCAACTGGAAACACGGTGAATGTAATCTGGAATATTGTGGATTCAAACGGCTCCAATTTCGATACCACCACTTACGTGCTGAACAATGGAAACGGAGTTTACTGGTTGCAATTGAGTGTGTTCTGCCCGTTCAAATCGGTTGGAGAGTACTTCACGGTGACGGAAGCCATTTATTTTAATAACGGTTCAGTTTCAACAGCAGGGTTTCCACATATTGGAAAAGATCTGTTTGCCATTTACCCCAACCCAACGAACGATCAGGTCCATATCTCTTTCTCTGGTTCAGATGCTGAACTAATTGTTTACGATGTTCAGGGAAAAGTAGTTTTGAAAGACCAAATTCAGAACAACGGAATAGTTTCCCTTCAGAATTTCGAACGCGGAGTTTATTTATTTGATTTTAAAAATTCGCAAGGAATTAGTGTTCAAAGAGTTGTAAAGCAGTAA
- a CDS encoding methionine aminotransferase, with protein MQTKLPKVGTTIFTTMSQMANEYQAINLSQGFPNFPIDPLIEELLAKNSKENVHQYTPMAGLPALLEGIAALVSRVYQRNIHPATEILVTAGATQGIFAALQALVHPGEEVVILDPAYDCYDPAVHLAGGKPVHISMREDFTIDWKEVRETVNQKTRILIINNPHNPSGKMMEESDFNSLVQVMGDHPNLILISDEVYEFITFEKKHFSAHNHEILRNRSIIVSSFGKTFHLTGWKVGYLIAPEYILKEIKKVHQYLVFSVNSVAQKTLADYISTTDVTTLGTFYQDKRDRFKELMAKSKFELLPSEGTYFQTARYKAISQLSDVQFCEWMVKEVGVAAIPLSVFYEDSTDYRTIRFCFAKTDETLVQAAERLCRI; from the coding sequence ATGCAAACAAAACTTCCAAAAGTAGGAACAACCATCTTTACAACCATGAGTCAGATGGCCAATGAATATCAAGCCATTAATCTTTCTCAAGGATTTCCAAATTTTCCAATTGATCCGTTAATTGAAGAATTATTAGCGAAGAATAGTAAAGAAAATGTACATCAATATACACCCATGGCTGGCTTGCCTGCTTTGCTAGAAGGAATTGCAGCTTTGGTGAGTCGCGTTTATCAACGAAACATACATCCTGCCACTGAAATTTTGGTAACAGCTGGTGCAACACAAGGAATTTTTGCAGCACTTCAAGCATTGGTTCACCCAGGTGAAGAAGTCGTTATTTTAGATCCTGCTTATGATTGTTACGATCCTGCAGTTCATTTAGCTGGTGGAAAGCCCGTTCATATTTCAATGCGAGAAGATTTCACCATTGATTGGAAAGAAGTACGAGAAACAGTGAATCAAAAAACGCGTATTCTGATTATCAATAATCCACACAATCCATCTGGGAAAATGATGGAAGAATCTGATTTCAATTCGTTGGTACAAGTGATGGGAGATCATCCCAATTTAATTTTGATTTCAGATGAAGTGTATGAATTCATTACTTTCGAAAAAAAGCACTTTTCCGCACATAATCATGAAATTTTGCGAAACAGAAGCATCATCGTTTCTTCTTTCGGAAAAACCTTTCATCTAACAGGATGGAAAGTGGGTTATCTTATAGCCCCTGAATACATTCTCAAAGAAATAAAGAAAGTGCATCAATACTTGGTCTTTTCTGTCAATAGCGTCGCTCAAAAAACTTTAGCAGATTATATCTCCACAACAGATGTTACAACCCTTGGAACATTCTACCAAGACAAACGAGATCGCTTCAAAGAATTAATGGCTAAAAGTAAGTTTGAACTTCTTCCAAGTGAGGGAACTTATTTTCAAACAGCAAGATACAAGGCTATTTCTCAACTATCAGATGTTCAATTCTGCGAATGGATGGTCAAAGAAGTTGGTGTTGCTGCCATCCCGCTTTCTGTTTTCTACGAAGACTCAACAGATTATCGTACCATTCGCTTTTGTTTTGCGAAAACAGATGAAACACTTGTTCAAGCTGCTGAACGATTATGTAGGATATAA
- a CDS encoding collagen-like triple helix repeat-containing protein → MKLLTLVSALLLSGSLFAQAPQVFTYQSVIRNNSNQLVSSSPIGTKISILQGSTTGTIVYAETHNASTNANGLLSLVIGAGTVQNGTFSSINWGNGPYFIKTETDPAGGTNYSLTGTQQLMSVPYALYAEKAGTAVNGTPGAQGPQGIPGPIGATGPAGANGATGSPGTPGAVGATGPAGTTGQAANTVFSTGQLILTAAVTTYTLIPGLTQTITVPANAKVYVSTNGGFQNAGTGTTYAAANFAIYLDGTASSIQRQVVAANTTGIGQIMSQWTLSGVFSLTAGSHTIEVRARDAGGTADANVAGTNDLIKGNLTVMIIKE, encoded by the coding sequence ATGAAATTACTTACTCTCGTTAGCGCTTTATTATTAAGCGGATCTCTTTTTGCACAAGCTCCACAAGTCTTCACTTATCAATCCGTTATTCGAAACAATTCGAATCAATTAGTAAGTAGTTCTCCAATCGGAACAAAAATCTCCATACTTCAAGGTAGTACAACAGGAACTATTGTATATGCAGAAACGCACAATGCTTCTACGAATGCAAATGGTTTGCTGTCATTGGTAATTGGAGCTGGAACTGTTCAAAACGGTACTTTTTCTTCTATCAATTGGGGAAATGGACCTTATTTCATTAAAACAGAAACTGATCCAGCTGGAGGCACTAATTATTCGTTAACAGGAACTCAACAATTAATGAGTGTTCCGTATGCTCTATATGCTGAAAAAGCAGGGACAGCAGTTAATGGAACTCCAGGAGCGCAAGGCCCTCAAGGAATTCCAGGTCCAATTGGTGCAACGGGTCCTGCGGGAGCAAATGGCGCAACTGGTTCTCCAGGAACTCCAGGAGCCGTTGGCGCTACGGGTCCAGCTGGAACAACAGGACAAGCTGCAAATACTGTTTTTTCAACAGGTCAGTTAATTTTAACTGCTGCAGTGACGACTTACACTTTGATTCCAGGGTTAACTCAAACGATTACAGTTCCTGCAAACGCAAAAGTGTATGTTTCAACGAATGGTGGATTTCAGAATGCAGGAACAGGAACAACTTATGCTGCTGCTAATTTCGCGATTTATTTGGATGGTACAGCAAGTAGTATTCAGCGTCAAGTTGTTGCTGCAAATACAACGGGTATAGGACAAATCATGTCACAGTGGACTTTATCAGGTGTTTTCTCCCTCACAGCTGGTTCGCATACTATTGAGGTTCGTGCAAGAGATGCAGGAGGAACAGCGGATGCAAATGTTGCTGGAACGAATGATCTAATTAAAGGAAATTTAACCGTTATGATTATCAAAGAATAA
- the gcvP gene encoding aminomethyl-transferring glycine dehydrogenase, translating into MSAFSSRHIGPNSAEKSEMLAAIGVQSIQELVDKTIPSHIRLSGELKIDAAMSEQEYLQHITELGAQNKVYKSFIGLGYNETIVPSVILRNVLENPGWYTAYTPYQAEISQGRLEALLNFQTMVLELSGMEIANASLLDEGTAASEAMILFWNSRSRQETKDGVNKFFISKNAFPQTKDVVLGRALNLGIELVEGDETTFKNDGTYFGAIVQYPDVYGNITDLAGFIGRNEGLRVAVAADILSLVVLKSPGSLGADVVFGTSQRFGVPMGYGGPHAAFFAAKDEYKRSMPGRIIGVSKDADDNMALRMALQTREQHIKRDKATSNICTAQALLAVMASMYAVYHGPIGMKEIANHVNGLASATANGLKAAGIQVGSDSFFDTVWVKGVDTAKIKAAAEAKEMNFRIINASELTISFGEPHTMEDVATILSIFGANKAESSALASSVLRTDGVFTHATFNKHHSESKMMRYLKRLENKDLSLVHSMIPLGSCTMKLNAASELIPITNPQFANMHPFAPVAQAAGYHAMFRQLEKDLCESTGFAAMSLQPNSGAQGEYAGLMVIKAYHESRGDNQRKKMIIPSSAHGTNPASAVMAGMEVVVTGCDENGNINIEELKAVANQIGNELAGLMVTYPSTHGVYEEGIREITSIIHENGGQVYMDGANMNAQVGLTNPGNIGADVCHLNLHKTFAIPHGGGGPGMGPIGVAAHLAPFLPSNPVIAAGGSTPIHAVSAAPYGSALILLISYGYIKMLGAEGLRESTEAAILNANYIAAKLKGHYDVLYTGKNGTVAHEMILDCREFKKTADVEVADMAKRLIDFNFHAPTVSFPVAGTLMVEPTESEDKEELDRFIEAMIKIRQEIADIESGLADKENNLLKNAPHTADCIINQEWNYPYSPQEAAYPVAYLKEWKYWVPVRRVDNAYGDRNLVCSCPSVESYMHVEA; encoded by the coding sequence ATGAGTGCATTTTCATCCCGTCACATTGGACCTAATTCAGCTGAGAAATCTGAGATGTTAGCCGCTATTGGTGTTCAATCAATTCAAGAATTAGTAGATAAAACAATTCCTTCGCATATTCGATTATCCGGAGAGTTGAAGATTGATGCTGCTATGAGTGAGCAAGAATATTTGCAGCACATCACAGAACTTGGTGCTCAAAATAAAGTCTACAAATCTTTTATCGGTTTAGGATACAATGAAACCATTGTTCCTTCTGTGATTTTGCGGAACGTTTTGGAGAATCCAGGATGGTACACAGCATATACGCCATACCAAGCTGAAATTTCTCAAGGTCGTTTGGAGGCTTTGTTGAATTTCCAGACCATGGTGTTGGAATTGTCAGGAATGGAAATTGCAAATGCTTCTTTATTGGATGAAGGAACAGCTGCTTCTGAAGCAATGATTTTGTTTTGGAATTCACGTTCTCGCCAAGAAACAAAAGACGGAGTAAATAAGTTCTTCATTTCTAAAAATGCTTTCCCTCAAACAAAAGATGTTGTTTTGGGTCGCGCATTGAATTTAGGAATCGAATTGGTTGAAGGTGATGAAACAACATTCAAAAACGATGGAACTTACTTTGGAGCAATCGTTCAATACCCAGATGTTTATGGAAACATTACGGATTTGGCAGGATTCATTGGAAGAAATGAAGGATTACGCGTTGCAGTAGCGGCTGATATTCTTTCATTGGTTGTCTTGAAATCACCAGGTTCTTTAGGAGCTGATGTGGTTTTTGGTACTTCTCAACGTTTCGGAGTTCCGATGGGTTATGGTGGACCTCACGCAGCATTCTTCGCAGCAAAAGACGAATACAAACGTTCTATGCCAGGTCGTATTATCGGTGTATCGAAAGACGCTGACGACAATATGGCTTTGCGTATGGCTTTGCAAACGAGAGAACAACATATTAAAAGAGATAAAGCGACTTCGAATATTTGTACAGCGCAAGCATTATTAGCTGTTATGGCTTCTATGTATGCAGTATATCACGGTCCGATTGGAATGAAGGAGATTGCTAACCACGTAAATGGGTTGGCTTCTGCAACAGCAAATGGATTGAAAGCGGCAGGAATTCAAGTTGGATCCGATTCGTTTTTTGATACCGTTTGGGTAAAAGGAGTAGACACAGCTAAAATCAAAGCAGCAGCTGAAGCAAAGGAAATGAACTTCCGCATCATCAATGCATCTGAATTGACAATTAGCTTTGGTGAACCACACACGATGGAAGATGTTGCAACGATTTTGTCGATCTTTGGAGCTAATAAAGCTGAATCATCTGCATTAGCTTCATCGGTTTTGCGTACAGACGGAGTATTTACTCATGCAACGTTCAACAAACATCATTCTGAATCCAAGATGATGCGTTACCTGAAACGTTTGGAGAATAAAGATTTGTCATTGGTTCACTCGATGATTCCATTGGGATCTTGTACCATGAAATTAAATGCCGCTTCTGAATTGATTCCGATTACGAATCCTCAGTTTGCAAATATGCACCCATTTGCTCCGGTTGCTCAGGCAGCTGGTTACCACGCGATGTTCCGTCAGTTGGAAAAAGATTTGTGTGAATCCACCGGATTTGCAGCAATGTCTTTGCAACCAAACTCTGGTGCTCAAGGTGAATACGCTGGGTTGATGGTTATCAAAGCATATCATGAAAGTAGAGGAGACAATCAACGTAAAAAAATGATTATTCCTTCATCGGCACACGGAACAAATCCAGCTTCTGCAGTAATGGCAGGAATGGAAGTAGTTGTAACAGGTTGTGACGAAAACGGAAATATCAATATCGAAGAATTAAAAGCTGTGGCAAACCAAATCGGAAACGAATTGGCTGGATTGATGGTGACTTATCCATCCACTCACGGTGTTTACGAAGAAGGAATTCGCGAGATTACGTCTATCATCCACGAAAATGGTGGACAGGTTTATATGGACGGTGCGAACATGAATGCACAAGTTGGATTAACAAATCCAGGAAACATTGGAGCAGACGTTTGTCACTTGAACTTACACAAAACATTTGCAATTCCTCACGGAGGTGGTGGACCAGGAATGGGACCAATCGGAGTTGCAGCGCATTTAGCTCCTTTCTTGCCAAGTAACCCGGTTATTGCAGCAGGAGGAAGCACACCGATCCATGCAGTTTCAGCAGCACCTTACGGAAGTGCATTGATCTTATTGATCTCTTACGGTTACATCAAAATGTTGGGAGCTGAAGGTTTAAGAGAATCTACCGAAGCAGCGATCCTGAATGCAAATTACATTGCAGCGAAATTAAAAGGTCATTATGACGTATTGTACACCGGTAAAAACGGTACAGTTGCTCACGAAATGATCTTGGATTGTCGTGAATTCAAGAAAACAGCAGACGTAGAAGTTGCAGATATGGCAAAACGCCTAATCGACTTTAATTTCCACGCACCAACGGTATCTTTCCCGGTAGCTGGAACATTGATGGTTGAGCCAACAGAATCGGAAGACAAAGAAGAATTGGATCGTTTCATTGAAGCAATGATCAAGATTCGTCAAGAAATTGCTGACATTGAAAGCGGCTTAGCAGACAAAGAAAATAACTTGTTGAAAAATGCTCCGCACACAGCAGATTGTATCATCAATCAAGAATGGAATTACCCGTATTCTCCGCAAGAAGCAGCTTATCCAGTTGCCTACTTGAAAGAGTGGAAATACTGGGTTCCGGTTCGCCGTGTAGACAACGCTTATGGAGATAGAAACTTAGTGTGTTCTTGTCCGAGTGTAGAGAGTTACATGCACGTGGAGGCGTAA